A single Paraburkholderia sp. D15 DNA region contains:
- a CDS encoding MFS transporter yields MNSEAIKSAPAVLDKAKGGHQGLALAVLFVGAFLAPLDYFIVNLALPSIHTGLNATDAQLQLVVSAYASAYAVLLITGGRLGDLYGRRRMFMTGMAAFVVASALCGFATSGHMLVISRIVQGIAAAVMAPQVLATVRAVVPVHRQTKVMSLYGFMFGLSSIVGQLGGGALITYHPFGLDWRIIFLLNIPIGIVAFIGTWKFVPENQPATRAAIDLKGSALLSAVLLLIIYPMTHGREAGWPAWTFVMFALAVPVFALFIATERRVERKGGDPLVDLQLFRNPAFALGLVLAFLFYCNSAFFLTYGIFLQTGLHWSPLASGIAIMPFALGFVAGPLTSPAVVKRIGSHVLTLGFSMMAVGFAIIGWSSVQSVTPALPFYCGLVLAGIGQGLLLPSIVRIVLLEVVPEKAGLASGVVSSTLQIGSAFGTAAISGAFFAAIGSRSTASAYAHGFQFSLAINALLMVVCIGLSVLLVRHQQHALRRVAQPA; encoded by the coding sequence ATGAATAGCGAAGCGATCAAGTCCGCTCCGGCGGTATTGGACAAGGCGAAGGGCGGGCATCAGGGGCTCGCGCTGGCCGTGCTGTTCGTCGGCGCGTTTCTCGCACCGCTGGATTACTTCATCGTCAATCTCGCGCTGCCGTCCATCCACACCGGCCTGAACGCGACCGACGCGCAGTTGCAGCTCGTCGTCTCCGCCTATGCGTCGGCGTACGCGGTGCTGCTGATCACGGGCGGCCGCCTCGGCGACCTGTACGGCCGGCGCCGCATGTTCATGACCGGCATGGCCGCGTTCGTGGTCGCGTCGGCGTTGTGCGGCTTCGCCACCAGCGGCCATATGCTGGTGATTTCGCGGATCGTGCAGGGCATCGCCGCCGCGGTGATGGCGCCGCAGGTGCTCGCCACCGTCCGCGCGGTCGTGCCCGTGCATCGGCAAACCAAGGTGATGAGCCTGTATGGCTTCATGTTCGGCTTGTCGTCGATCGTCGGGCAACTGGGCGGCGGCGCGTTGATCACCTATCACCCGTTCGGGCTCGACTGGCGGATCATTTTCCTGCTCAACATTCCGATCGGCATCGTGGCGTTCATCGGCACGTGGAAGTTCGTGCCGGAGAATCAGCCGGCCACGCGGGCGGCCATCGACCTGAAGGGCTCGGCGCTGCTCTCGGCGGTGCTGTTGCTGATCATTTACCCGATGACGCACGGCCGCGAAGCGGGATGGCCGGCCTGGACCTTCGTGATGTTCGCGCTCGCGGTGCCGGTGTTCGCGCTGTTCATCGCCACCGAGCGGCGCGTGGAGCGCAAGGGCGGCGATCCGCTGGTGGATCTGCAATTGTTCCGTAATCCGGCGTTCGCACTCGGGCTCGTGCTGGCGTTCCTGTTCTACTGCAACAGCGCGTTTTTCCTGACCTACGGCATCTTTCTGCAAACCGGCCTGCACTGGAGCCCGCTCGCGTCCGGCATCGCGATCATGCCGTTCGCGCTGGGGTTCGTCGCCGGGCCGCTGACGTCGCCGGCGGTGGTCAAGCGCATCGGCAGTCATGTGCTGACGCTCGGCTTCTCGATGATGGCGGTCGGCTTCGCGATCATCGGCTGGTCGTCCGTGCAGTCCGTCACGCCGGCGTTGCCGTTTTACTGCGGGCTGGTGCTCGCGGGCATCGGGCAAGGACTGTTGCTGCCGTCGATCGTGCGTATCGTGTTGCTCGAGGTGGTGCCGGAGAAGGCGGGGCTGGCGTCCGGCGTGGTGTCGTCGACCTTGCAGATCGGCTCGGCGTTCGGCACCGCGGCGATCAGCGGCGCGTTCTTCGCCGCGATCGGCAGCCGTTCGACGGCAAGCGCCTACGCGCACGGCTTCCAGTTCAGCCTTGCGATCAACGCGCTGCTGATGGTGGTATGCATCGGCCTGAGCGTGTTGCTGGTGCGGCATCAGCAGCATGCGTTGCGGCGCGTCGCGCAGCCGGCTTGA
- a CDS encoding M20 family metallopeptidase: MISDDTTQPTETTPHIDHDKLREFVDRKWNDEIVPALTDYIAVPAKSPAFDPEWVKHGYLERVITDAAQWAEQQAVRGLKLEVIRLPGRTPVIFFETPATRSGSDETIVLYGHLDKQPEFDGWRNDLGPWTPKLENDKLYGRGGADDGYAIYASITALAALDTQGVERPRCVGLIETCEESGSYDLLPYVDALRERLGKVGLVVCLDSGAGNYDQLWLTTSLRGLVAGDLEVQVLDEGIHSGGYGGIAPSSFRIMRQLFDRLEDSANGTLLPKGFHVDIPADRLREAEATAKILGDDVWKKLPWACGQEGRQVLPTTTDPREALLNSTWRPSLSVTGAAGMPALADAGNVLRPRTAFKLSLRLPPMVEAEKAVADLKALLEVDPPYNAKVTFKPDAGAASGWSAPDLAPWLSTALNDASRQHFGADVAYMGQGGTIPLMNVLKAGFPSSQFMVCGVLGPKSNAHGPNEFLHVPYGKKLTAAVADVIAAAP; the protein is encoded by the coding sequence ATGATCTCCGACGATACGACCCAACCGACCGAAACGACCCCACACATCGACCACGACAAGCTCCGCGAATTCGTCGACCGTAAATGGAACGACGAGATCGTGCCCGCGCTGACCGACTACATCGCGGTGCCGGCCAAGAGTCCGGCGTTCGATCCCGAGTGGGTCAAGCACGGCTATCTGGAACGCGTGATCACCGACGCCGCGCAGTGGGCCGAGCAGCAGGCCGTGCGCGGTCTCAAGCTCGAAGTGATCCGCCTGCCGGGCCGCACGCCGGTGATCTTCTTCGAAACGCCCGCTACTCGTTCCGGCAGCGACGAAACCATCGTGCTGTACGGTCACCTCGACAAGCAGCCCGAGTTCGACGGCTGGCGCAACGACCTCGGTCCGTGGACGCCGAAGCTCGAAAACGACAAGCTCTACGGCCGTGGCGGTGCCGACGACGGTTACGCGATCTACGCGAGCATCACCGCGCTCGCGGCGCTGGATACGCAAGGCGTCGAACGTCCGCGCTGCGTCGGTCTGATCGAAACCTGCGAGGAGTCGGGCAGCTACGATCTGCTGCCGTACGTCGATGCGTTGCGCGAACGTCTCGGCAAGGTCGGACTCGTCGTGTGTCTCGACTCGGGCGCGGGCAATTACGACCAGCTTTGGCTGACCACCTCGCTGCGCGGCCTCGTCGCCGGCGACCTCGAAGTGCAGGTGCTCGACGAAGGCATTCACTCGGGCGGTTACGGCGGCATCGCGCCATCGAGCTTCCGCATCATGCGGCAACTGTTCGACCGTCTCGAAGACTCGGCGAACGGCACGCTGCTGCCGAAGGGTTTCCACGTCGACATTCCGGCCGACCGTCTGCGCGAAGCGGAAGCCACCGCGAAGATTCTCGGCGACGACGTCTGGAAGAAACTGCCGTGGGCCTGCGGGCAGGAGGGTCGTCAGGTGCTGCCCACCACCACCGATCCGCGCGAGGCGCTGCTCAACTCGACGTGGCGTCCGTCGCTGTCGGTGACGGGCGCGGCCGGCATGCCCGCACTCGCCGATGCGGGCAACGTGCTGCGTCCGCGCACCGCATTCAAGCTGTCGCTGCGTCTGCCGCCGATGGTCGAGGCGGAGAAGGCCGTCGCCGACCTGAAGGCGCTGCTCGAAGTCGATCCGCCGTACAACGCGAAGGTGACGTTCAAACCGGACGCGGGCGCGGCGAGCGGCTGGAGCGCGCCCGATCTCGCGCCGTGGCTGTCCACGGCGTTGAACGACGCGTCGCGTCAACACTTCGGCGCCGACGTCGCCTACATGGGGCAGGGCGGCACGATTCCGTTGATGAACGTGTTGAAGGCGGGCTTCCCGAGCTCGCAGTTCATGGTGTGCGGCGTACTGGGACCGAAGTCGAACGCGCACGGCCCGAACGAGTTCCTGCATGTGCCGTACGGCAAGAAGCTGACGGCGGCGGTGGCCGACGTCATCGCCGCCGCGCCGTGA
- a CDS encoding OsmC family protein, with protein sequence MKRKASAVWQGGLQDGKGTISSDSGVLKDTQYSFATRFADGIGTNPEELIAAAHAGCFSMALSAELGKAGITPERIATTAALTLDKDGGGFSITAVHLDVTVKIPGGDKAAFEKAAADAKAGCPVSKVLKADITMDAKLET encoded by the coding sequence ATGAAGCGCAAGGCATCGGCAGTTTGGCAAGGCGGTCTGCAGGACGGCAAGGGCACGATTTCGAGCGACAGCGGCGTCCTTAAAGACACGCAGTATTCGTTCGCGACGCGTTTCGCGGACGGCATCGGCACGAATCCGGAAGAACTGATCGCGGCCGCGCATGCGGGGTGTTTCTCGATGGCGCTGTCGGCGGAACTCGGCAAGGCCGGCATCACGCCGGAACGCATCGCCACCACGGCGGCCCTCACGCTCGACAAGGACGGCGGCGGCTTTTCGATCACCGCGGTGCACCTCGACGTGACGGTGAAGATTCCCGGCGGCGACAAGGCCGCGTTCGAGAAGGCGGCCGCCGACGCCAAGGCGGGTTGTCCGGTTTCGAAAGTGCTGAAGGCCGACATCACGATGGACGCGAAACTCGAAACCTGA
- a CDS encoding aspartate aminotransferase family protein, which translates to MSTVFHRSPKQSLPIAVAGDGIEIIDSTGKRYIDASGGAAVSCLGHSNQRVIDAIKRQSQQLPYAHTSFFTTEAAEELAARLVDGAPAGLEHVYFVSGGSEAIEAALKLARQYFVEKGEPQRRHFIARRQSYHGNTLGALAIGGNAWRREPFLPILIEAHHVSPCYAYREQRADETEEAFAQRLADELEQKILELGAGSVAAFVAETVVGATAGAVPPVREYFRKIRAVCDRHGVLLILDEIMSGMGRTGYLYACEEDGVAPDLLTIAKGLGAGYQPIGATLVSERIYRTIVDGSGFFQHGHTYIGHATACAAALEVQRVIADEHLLPNVLARGEQLRGRLREHYAQHPHIGDVRGRGLFVGVELVKDRASKTPFDAGLKLHGAIRREAFARGLMVYPMGGTVDGKIGDHVLLAPPFICTASDIDEIAGRLTDAIGAALAGA; encoded by the coding sequence ATGTCCACCGTCTTTCATCGCTCGCCGAAACAGTCGCTGCCGATCGCCGTCGCGGGCGACGGCATCGAGATCATCGATTCCACCGGCAAGCGCTATATCGACGCCTCCGGCGGCGCCGCGGTCTCGTGTCTCGGTCACAGCAACCAGCGCGTGATCGACGCGATCAAGCGGCAGTCGCAGCAATTGCCGTACGCGCACACGTCGTTCTTCACGACGGAGGCGGCGGAGGAACTCGCCGCCCGTCTGGTCGACGGCGCGCCGGCCGGGCTGGAGCACGTGTACTTCGTGTCGGGCGGATCGGAGGCGATCGAGGCGGCGCTGAAACTCGCGCGTCAGTACTTCGTCGAGAAGGGCGAGCCGCAGCGCCGGCATTTCATCGCGCGTCGGCAGAGCTATCACGGCAATACGCTGGGCGCGCTGGCGATCGGCGGCAATGCATGGCGCCGCGAGCCGTTCCTGCCGATCCTGATCGAAGCGCATCACGTGAGTCCGTGTTACGCGTATCGCGAGCAGCGCGCCGATGAAACCGAAGAAGCCTTCGCGCAGCGTCTCGCGGACGAACTCGAACAGAAGATCCTCGAACTCGGCGCCGGCTCGGTGGCCGCCTTCGTCGCGGAGACGGTGGTGGGCGCCACGGCCGGCGCGGTGCCGCCGGTGCGCGAGTATTTCCGCAAGATCCGCGCGGTGTGCGACCGCCATGGCGTGCTGCTGATTCTCGACGAGATCATGTCGGGCATGGGCCGCACCGGCTATCTGTACGCGTGCGAGGAGGACGGCGTGGCGCCGGATCTGCTGACCATCGCGAAGGGGCTCGGCGCCGGCTATCAGCCCATCGGCGCGACGCTGGTGAGCGAGCGGATCTACCGGACGATCGTCGACGGTTCGGGTTTCTTCCAGCACGGGCACACCTATATCGGCCACGCAACCGCGTGCGCGGCGGCGCTCGAAGTGCAGCGCGTGATCGCCGACGAGCATCTGCTGCCCAACGTGCTCGCACGCGGCGAGCAGTTGCGTGGCCGCCTGCGCGAGCATTACGCGCAGCATCCGCATATCGGCGACGTGCGTGGACGCGGGCTGTTCGTCGGTGTCGAACTGGTCAAGGATCGCGCGAGCAAGACACCGTTCGACGCGGGCCTGAAACTGCACGGGGCGATCCGTCGCGAGGCCTTTGCGCGTGGCCTGATGGTGTATCCGATGGGCGGCACGGTCGACGGCAAGATCGGCGATCATGTGCTGCTCGCGCCGCCGTTCATCTGCACGGCAAGCGATATCGACGAAATCGCCGGGCGGTTGACGGATGCGATCGGCGCGGCACTGGCAGGCGCTTGA
- a CDS encoding TetR/AcrR family transcriptional regulator, producing the protein MKQPGNPNQSAKKGGVCPRGRPREFDTGTVLASASQVFWNHGYHATSIDDLCKATGLLRGSLYGVFGDKHGILLAALDHYAEGSVARLAERLNAPVPADEALRNALLHYARVACALNGQRSCFITNTALEMQQDDEETRTRVAAIHRRMATLLAASVIRGQASGVFNSTLDEKAVGDFLLCIMQGLRVMGRVAHEEDALERIVDVAMRAVV; encoded by the coding sequence ATGAAGCAACCCGGCAATCCCAATCAATCGGCGAAGAAGGGCGGCGTGTGTCCGCGGGGCCGGCCGCGCGAGTTCGATACCGGAACGGTGTTGGCGAGCGCGAGCCAGGTGTTCTGGAACCACGGCTATCACGCCACCTCGATCGACGACCTCTGCAAGGCCACCGGCCTCCTGCGCGGCAGTCTGTACGGCGTGTTCGGCGACAAGCACGGCATTCTGCTGGCCGCGCTCGACCATTACGCGGAAGGTTCGGTCGCGCGGCTCGCCGAGCGCCTGAACGCGCCGGTGCCGGCCGACGAGGCGCTGCGCAACGCTTTGCTGCACTACGCGCGGGTCGCCTGCGCGCTGAACGGTCAGCGGAGCTGCTTCATCACCAACACCGCGCTGGAGATGCAGCAGGACGACGAGGAAACGCGTACCCGTGTCGCCGCGATCCACCGGCGCATGGCCACGTTGCTGGCGGCGTCCGTGATTCGCGGGCAGGCCAGCGGCGTCTTCAATTCCACGCTCGACGAAAAAGCGGTCGGCGATTTCCTGCTGTGCATCATGCAAGGGCTGCGTGTGATGGGCCGGGTCGCGCATGAGGAAGACGCGCTGGAACGCATCGTCGATGTTGCGATGCGCGCCGTCGTCTAA
- a CDS encoding carboxymuconolactone decarboxylase family protein, whose amino-acid sequence MTDRLPPFDPTNATPEQKAVLDEILSGPRGNLNGPFLGWIHSPELAQQAQRLGAFCRYQTGLPLRLSELAILVTAARWQAQAEWYIHYPIALQAGVREADAEALRAGKRPEFADADDALIHDFASELYDSKRVSDATYAQAVERFGHTVVINLVGLLGYYALVAMTLNVFGMRAIGQENLPFAEPSAD is encoded by the coding sequence ATGACCGACCGCCTCCCTCCGTTCGACCCCACGAACGCCACGCCCGAACAGAAAGCCGTGCTCGACGAGATCCTGTCTGGTCCGCGCGGCAATCTGAACGGCCCGTTTCTCGGCTGGATCCACAGTCCCGAACTCGCCCAGCAGGCGCAGCGGCTGGGCGCATTCTGCCGCTACCAGACCGGCCTGCCGCTGCGCCTGTCGGAACTGGCGATTCTGGTGACCGCCGCGCGCTGGCAGGCGCAGGCGGAGTGGTACATCCACTATCCGATCGCGCTGCAGGCCGGCGTGCGCGAGGCGGATGCCGAGGCGCTCCGCGCGGGCAAGCGTCCCGAATTCGCCGACGCCGACGACGCGTTGATCCACGATTTCGCGAGCGAGTTGTACGACTCGAAGCGTGTGTCGGACGCGACGTACGCGCAGGCAGTCGAGCGTTTTGGACATACGGTGGTGATCAATCTCGTCGGCCTGCTTGGCTATTACGCGCTGGTGGCGATGACGCTGAACGTGTTCGGTATGCGGGCGATCGGGCAGGAGAATTTGCCGTTCGCCGAGCCGTCCGCGGACTAG
- a CDS encoding HipA domain-containing protein — MNSAPRPRYLEVLLYGQLCGYLCELGGHCRFVPSEAFKAADAEPTLSLSMAVPGSPAIAAEIFANPFHPALYNTGGRLPPFFAGLLPESELRQRLEATRHNPEDRDDFGVLSAAGEDLPGAVVVRPPRDPYDIPEYARTFGVTGGADNVEMSVIEGAAEGAASVSGVQNKLALSTVQKGKRYTMPGHGTLSDVIAKLPARNDDSQVFNEYVAMQLAKAAGVDVAACEPMPLSAIAIDGLAEVAGSATSFLAVERYDRRANERIHVEDACQMLGRMPSAKYAKADQYQVLVRFLKALSPRGARDIREFFVRQTVNTLIGNSDAHLKNFSVLYADRLHPQLTPAYDIVCVSALPGFATYGTNVAIDQAQRVQTLDDYKAMARAAGVAERIATAAVKAAVEAAKERWPAMLDDLPAPRGMKGIVLERLGSLPLARG; from the coding sequence GTGAACAGCGCGCCGCGTCCCCGCTATCTGGAAGTTCTGCTGTACGGCCAGCTTTGCGGCTATCTGTGCGAGCTTGGCGGACACTGCCGGTTCGTGCCGTCCGAGGCGTTCAAGGCCGCGGATGCGGAGCCGACGTTGTCCCTGTCGATGGCCGTGCCGGGCTCGCCGGCCATTGCGGCCGAAATTTTCGCGAATCCGTTTCATCCCGCGCTTTACAACACGGGCGGCAGGCTGCCGCCGTTTTTTGCCGGACTGCTTCCCGAAAGCGAGCTGCGTCAGCGGCTCGAAGCGACACGCCATAACCCCGAAGATCGCGACGACTTCGGCGTGTTGTCCGCAGCGGGCGAGGATCTGCCTGGCGCGGTGGTCGTGCGGCCGCCGCGCGATCCGTACGATATCCCCGAGTACGCGCGCACGTTCGGCGTAACCGGCGGCGCCGACAATGTCGAGATGAGTGTGATCGAAGGCGCGGCCGAGGGCGCGGCATCGGTCTCCGGCGTGCAGAACAAGCTCGCGCTATCCACCGTGCAGAAGGGCAAGCGCTACACGATGCCGGGACACGGCACGCTCTCCGATGTGATCGCGAAGCTGCCCGCGCGTAACGACGACTCGCAGGTGTTCAACGAATACGTGGCCATGCAGCTCGCGAAGGCGGCGGGTGTGGATGTGGCCGCGTGCGAGCCGATGCCGTTGTCGGCGATCGCGATCGACGGGCTGGCGGAGGTCGCGGGCAGTGCCACATCGTTTCTCGCGGTCGAGCGTTACGACCGGCGCGCTAACGAACGCATTCACGTGGAGGATGCGTGTCAGATGCTCGGGCGCATGCCGAGCGCCAAATATGCGAAGGCGGATCAATACCAGGTGCTGGTGCGTTTTCTCAAGGCGTTGAGTCCGCGCGGTGCGCGTGACATCCGTGAGTTTTTCGTGCGGCAGACGGTGAATACGCTGATCGGCAATAGCGATGCGCATCTGAAGAACTTTTCGGTGCTGTATGCGGATCGCTTGCATCCGCAATTGACGCCGGCTTACGACATCGTTTGCGTGTCGGCGTTGCCGGGGTTCGCGACGTACGGCACGAATGTCGCGATCGACCAGGCTCAGCGTGTGCAGACGCTCGATGACTACAAGGCGATGGCGCGCGCGGCGGGGGTGGCGGAGCGGATTGCTACGGCCGCGGTGAAGGCGGCGGTCGAGGCGGCGAAGGAGCGTTGGCCGGCGATGCTCGATGATCTGCCGGCGCCGCGTGGGATGAAGGGGATTGTGCTGGAGAGGTTGGGGAGTTTGCCGCTGGCGAGGGGATAG
- a CDS encoding isocitrate lyase/phosphoenolpyruvate mutase family protein — protein sequence MTTQSDKARQFQSYHAAGESFIIPNPYDIGTARLLALAGFKALATSSAGYAFTRGLPDNAIGREQMMVHLAEIVGATDLPVSADLENGFGDSPEACAETIRQAAAAGVVGGSIEDATNRADAPIYSLDAAVERVRAAVEAARALPFPFTLTARAENYLNGRPDIDDTIRRLQAFQEAGADVLYAPGLKTRDEIAAVVNALDKPVNVLMGLQGVVLSFDELRTLGVRRVSVGGSLARAALGAFLRAANELHDHGTFGYTKDAASGNELNQSFAGAEQKWGKQG from the coding sequence ATGACAACGCAATCCGACAAAGCACGGCAATTCCAGTCGTATCACGCCGCCGGCGAATCCTTCATCATCCCCAATCCGTACGACATCGGCACCGCGCGCCTGCTCGCGCTCGCCGGTTTCAAAGCGCTCGCCACCAGCAGCGCCGGCTACGCATTCACGCGTGGCCTGCCCGACAACGCCATCGGCCGCGAGCAGATGATGGTGCATCTCGCCGAGATCGTCGGCGCCACCGATCTGCCCGTGAGCGCGGATCTGGAAAACGGTTTTGGCGACTCGCCCGAAGCTTGCGCGGAAACCATCCGCCAGGCGGCGGCGGCGGGCGTGGTCGGCGGCTCGATCGAGGACGCGACCAACCGCGCCGACGCCCCGATCTATTCGCTGGACGCTGCGGTGGAACGCGTGCGCGCTGCCGTCGAAGCGGCTCGGGCGCTGCCGTTTCCGTTCACGCTGACCGCGCGCGCGGAAAACTATCTGAACGGCCGCCCGGATATCGACGACACGATCCGCCGCCTGCAGGCGTTCCAGGAAGCGGGCGCGGACGTCCTGTACGCGCCGGGCCTGAAGACTCGCGACGAGATCGCGGCGGTCGTCAACGCGCTGGACAAGCCGGTCAACGTGCTGATGGGCCTGCAAGGCGTGGTGTTGAGCTTCGACGAGCTGCGCACGCTCGGCGTGCGGCGGGTCAGCGTGGGCGGGTCGCTGGCGCGCGCGGCGCTGGGCGCATTTCTGCGTGCCGCGAACGAATTGCATGACCATGGCACGTTCGGCTACACGAAAGACGCGGCGAGCGGCAACGAGCTCAATCAGTCGTTTGCCGGGGCGGAGCAGAAGTGGGGCAAGCAAGGCTAA
- a CDS encoding MurR/RpiR family transcriptional regulator codes for MPDSFDQLAAVIRARFSELSPQFQMGAGFLLDHPDEVAVSSMRKVAERAQVQPASLVRLSQQLGFPGWNELRDLFVARVRTRPEPLTNRARSLVKSKDALANDLLAAQQHNLDVTAAHNGRMIVDAARVLRRAPHVHVAGFRSCYAVAFGFVYEYRLFRSSVSLINGEAGTLEMQLRSIERDSATVVVSFAPYSVEAARVAEAAQEKGSKLIAITDSAVSPIALNADKVLIFSHESPSFFPSLVAATAITESLVAHLLALEGSDAVEQLAIAEQSLHAKGAYVA; via the coding sequence ATGCCAGACAGTTTCGACCAGCTCGCCGCCGTGATCCGCGCCCGCTTCTCCGAACTGAGTCCGCAGTTCCAGATGGGCGCGGGATTCCTGCTCGATCATCCCGACGAAGTCGCGGTGTCGTCCATGCGCAAGGTGGCCGAACGCGCGCAGGTGCAACCGGCTTCGCTCGTGCGACTGTCGCAGCAACTCGGTTTTCCCGGCTGGAACGAACTGCGCGATCTGTTCGTCGCGCGCGTGCGCACGCGGCCCGAACCGCTGACCAATCGCGCCCGCTCGCTGGTCAAGTCGAAGGACGCGCTGGCGAACGATCTGCTGGCCGCGCAACAACACAATCTCGACGTCACCGCCGCGCACAACGGCCGCATGATCGTGGACGCCGCGCGCGTGCTGCGTCGTGCGCCCCACGTGCATGTCGCGGGTTTCCGTTCGTGCTACGCGGTCGCGTTCGGCTTCGTCTACGAATACCGGCTGTTCCGTTCGTCCGTGTCGTTGATCAACGGCGAGGCGGGCACGCTGGAAATGCAGTTGCGCTCGATCGAACGCGACAGTGCAACCGTCGTTGTCAGCTTCGCGCCGTATTCGGTCGAGGCGGCGCGCGTGGCCGAAGCCGCGCAGGAAAAAGGCAGCAAGCTGATCGCGATCACCGACAGCGCCGTGTCGCCGATCGCGCTGAATGCCGACAAGGTGCTGATCTTCTCGCACGAGAGTCCGTCGTTCTTTCCGTCGCTGGTGGCGGCGACCGCGATCACTGAGTCGCTGGTTGCGCATTTGTTGGCGCTGGAAGGCAGCGATGCGGTCGAGCAGCTTGCGATTGCCGAGCAGTCGTTGCATGCGAAGGGTGCTTACGTCGCCTGA
- a CDS encoding superinfection immunity protein, translating to MAGNVVVQIVAAVLALTLYFLPAVLADRRKRHDVLTLALFNACLGWTGFGWLLALYWSLQPNPPKNIAGEVVATRKIVRMKAFSSALLARVQRRATARDGVKK from the coding sequence ATGGCGGGCAATGTTGTCGTGCAGATCGTCGCGGCCGTACTCGCGCTGACGCTCTATTTTCTGCCGGCCGTTCTCGCGGACCGGCGCAAGCGCCACGACGTGCTGACGCTCGCGCTCTTCAACGCGTGCCTCGGCTGGACCGGTTTCGGCTGGCTGCTGGCGCTGTACTGGTCGCTGCAACCCAATCCGCCGAAAAACATCGCCGGCGAGGTCGTCGCGACACGCAAGATCGTGCGGATGAAGGCGTTTTCGAGCGCGCTGCTCGCACGCGTGCAGAGACGGGCGACAGCGCGGGACGGTGTGAAGAAGTGA
- a CDS encoding C45 family peptidase has translation MQTVVSKQDAKVIQVSGTPYEIGRQLGELARPVFDDYMDQSRAWREVRRWRGASFVQRLRDASHAHCPALLDELDGMASALSWPAEDLFLWNCRGELIHNAPDGCTTLAANLNNTRFIAHNEDGDPFLRERCVLVDVQPAGKPGFVSFYYPGSLPGHTFAVNRAGIVQAINNLRIRVPTAGVPRMLLARAVLDCGSLDEALMLLRDTPKASGFHHTLGGAGDPRLFSVEASARRCSVQPVEPLTVTGHANHLIHPGCAAEAQIVTDSSRDRQHRVDALVSSLNRPVQPAALLDVLHDRAPSGLPIYRDDPHDPDDENTLATALFDIREDGVAMKVYRQAQGEFETFVARSRIAAAATRSADRGAGTAS, from the coding sequence ATGCAAACCGTGGTGTCGAAGCAGGATGCAAAAGTAATTCAGGTCAGCGGCACGCCCTATGAAATCGGCCGTCAGTTGGGCGAACTCGCCCGTCCAGTTTTCGACGACTACATGGACCAAAGCCGCGCATGGCGCGAAGTACGGCGCTGGCGTGGCGCATCGTTCGTACAGCGCTTGCGCGATGCGTCACACGCGCATTGCCCCGCATTGCTGGATGAACTCGACGGCATGGCCTCGGCGTTGAGCTGGCCGGCCGAAGACCTGTTTCTATGGAACTGCCGCGGCGAACTGATCCACAACGCGCCGGACGGTTGCACCACACTCGCGGCCAACCTGAACAACACGCGCTTCATCGCGCACAACGAAGACGGCGATCCGTTTCTACGCGAGCGCTGCGTGCTGGTCGACGTGCAACCCGCCGGCAAACCCGGCTTCGTCAGCTTCTACTATCCGGGCTCGCTGCCGGGACATACCTTCGCGGTCAATCGCGCCGGCATCGTGCAGGCCATCAACAATCTACGTATCCGTGTGCCGACGGCCGGCGTGCCGCGCATGCTGCTCGCGCGTGCGGTGCTCGATTGCGGTTCGCTCGACGAAGCGCTCATGCTGTTGCGCGATACACCGAAAGCGAGCGGCTTCCATCACACGCTCGGCGGCGCGGGCGATCCGCGACTCTTCAGTGTCGAGGCAAGCGCGCGGCGTTGTTCGGTGCAACCCGTAGAACCGCTGACCGTGACCGGTCACGCAAATCATTTGATTCATCCGGGCTGCGCGGCCGAAGCGCAGATCGTCACGGACTCGTCGCGCGACCGGCAACATCGTGTGGATGCGTTGGTGTCTTCGCTGAACCGTCCCGTGCAACCGGCGGCGCTGCTCGACGTATTGCACGATCGCGCGCCGTCGGGTTTGCCGATCTATCGCGACGACCCGCACGATCCCGACGACGAAAACACCCTCGCCACCGCGCTATTCGACATCCGCGAAGACGGCGTTGCGATGAAGGTCTATCGGCAGGCGCAGGGCGAGTTCGAGACTTTTGTCGCTCGCTCCAGGATTGCCGCCGCTGCCACTCGATCCGCTGACCGCGGCGCCGGAACCGCTAGCTGA
- a CDS encoding YodC family protein, with protein sequence MLTATIEALDIPPAASFAVGDVVTLKEGGSRMTVTYAGPVALNPGDWLICEWFDDHGELRREMFAPSSVRAEPRSIPAASVQWNRVGRRAA encoded by the coding sequence ATGCTCACCGCTACCATTGAGGCACTCGATATTCCGCCCGCCGCCAGTTTTGCTGTCGGCGACGTCGTGACGTTGAAGGAAGGCGGCTCGCGCATGACGGTGACGTACGCGGGGCCGGTGGCGCTCAATCCGGGCGACTGGCTGATCTGCGAGTGGTTCGACGATCACGGCGAACTGCGCCGCGAGATGTTCGCGCCGTCCAGCGTGCGCGCCGAACCGCGTTCGATCCCGGCCGCGTCCGTGCAATGGAACCGCGTGGGACGCCGCGCGGCTTGA